One segment of Pelecanus crispus isolate bPelCri1 chromosome 2, bPelCri1.pri, whole genome shotgun sequence DNA contains the following:
- the LOC104037277 gene encoding ly6/PLAUR domain-containing protein 2, which translates to MKVFLSLLLVAVACLESAQTLQCYTCNEPTSVDKCLMIQNCTKNETMCKTTMYSLEEVYPFMGISTVTKMCASVCIPSDVDGIGMTRPVSCCYSDLCNADGAASLRISFVPVGMVASSLCALFWTRP; encoded by the exons ATGAAGGTGTTTCTGTCTCTCCTGTTGGTTGCTGTTGCTTGCCTGGAGTCTG cCCAAACCTTGCAATGTTACACTTGCAACGAACCTACCTCTGTTGATAAGTGCCTGATGATCCAGAACTGCACAAAGAATGAAACCATGTGCAAAACTACTATGTATTCCCTGGAGGAAG TTTATCCCTTCATGGGAATCTCGACTGTCACCAAGATGTGTGCTTCCGTCTGCATCCCATCTGATGTCGACGGGATTGGCATGACGCGCCCCGTCTCCTGCTGTTACTCTGATTTGTGCAACGCTGATGGCGCAGCTAGTTTGAGGATCAGTTTTGTGCCAGTTGGGATGGTAGCAAGTTCCCTTTGTGCCCTCTTCTGGACTAGACCGTAA